Genomic DNA from Synergistota bacterium:
CCACTAACCGTTGGCGGAGGAATAAGATGCATAGAAGATGTTAGAAATGCCCTTCTCGCAGGAGCAGACAAAGTTTCTATAAATACCGCTGCAGTTTTGAACCCGGGTATAATAACTGAATCCGCCGTTCTATTCGGAAGACAGTGTACGGTGGTAGCTATAGATGCCAAAAAGACCGGCAAAACCGAAAGCGGATGGGAAGTCTTCATAAAAAGTGGAACACAGCCAACCGGAATAGATGCAGTAGAATGGGCTAAAAAAGTGGAAAGCCTGGGAGCCGGAGAGATACTTCTAACGAGCATGGATAGAGATGGAACTGAGGACGGCTACGACTTATCATTAACGCGCGCTATATCCGAAAGCGTTTCTATACCCGTGATAGCCTCTGGCGGAGCGGGGAAAAAGGAAGATTTCGTAAGGGTATTTTCAGATGGAAAGGCTGACGCCGCACTCGCCGCCACCCTGTTCCACTATGGGAAAATAAGAATTAAAAAACTCAAGTTATTCTTAAGGGAAAGCGGAATCAACGTTCGCCTTTAAGAGCCATTAAGGCTATTCCCAGAACTCCCGCCTCCTCATGAAGAGATGAAAATTTAATCTTAAAAGATCCTCTGAAGCTTGGCATGACTTTAGAATTAACTCTATCCTGAAGATCACAGAGAATTTCCCTCCACCCTTTAGAC
This window encodes:
- the hisF gene encoding imidazole glycerol phosphate synthase subunit HisF, which gives rise to MLAKRIIPCLDVKGGRVVKGINFINLRDAGDPVELAKVYNDEGADELVFLDITASIEGRETMLRVIERVSEKLFIPLTVGGGIRCIEDVRNALLAGADKVSINTAAVLNPGIITESAVLFGRQCTVVAIDAKKTGKTESGWEVFIKSGTQPTGIDAVEWAKKVESLGAGEILLTSMDRDGTEDGYDLSLTRAISESVSIPVIASGGAGKKEDFVRVFSDGKADAALAATLFHYGKIRIKKLKLFLRESGINVRL